A stretch of the Bacillus licheniformis DSM 13 = ATCC 14580 genome encodes the following:
- a CDS encoding Na+/H+ antiporter subunit A, producing MTSLHIAILSPFALAFLIPLLAKNVRKIHTGWFVLFLPVLLFIYFFRMIKMTADGGTLKAVLEWIPSFGINFTAYVDGLGLLFALLITGIGSLVVLYSIYYLSKEREQLGPFYVYLLMFMGAMLGVVLVDNVIVLYLFWELTSISSFLLIGYWYKREKSRYGATKSMLITIFGGLSMLGGFILLYTITGSFSIREMINQVDLISGHGFFIPALVLVLIGAFTKSAQFPFYIWLPDAMEAPTPVSAYLHSATMVKAGIYIVARFTPVFAFSGEWFWIVSLTGIVTLFWGSFNAVKQTDLKSILAFSTVSQLGMIMSMLGVGAAALHFQHFEYYMVAVIAAIFHLINHATFKGSLFMAVGIIDHETGTRDIRKLGGLMTIMPITFTITLIGAFSMAGLPPFNGFLSKEMFFTSMLRITNFNLYNADTWGFLFPVLAWIGSVFTFIYCMVLLFKTFGGKYQPEKLEKQAHEAPIGMLISPIVLVSLVVIFFFFPNILSYSIIEPAAASIMPTLLDGDEKFKVHIYMWHGFSTELYMTIGVVALGVLAYLTLSKWRKVYGLFPETLTLNKLYDSSLSGLEKGSNKITRTYMTGFLRDYLVYVFVFFIVIIGGSLAVTGGFSYDVKGNASIGVYELVLSAVMIAATFTTVFARSRLTAIIGLGVIGYTLALFFVIFRAPDLALTQLIIETISVALFLLCFYHLPKLRFKPKSARFRVTNALVSVGVGTVVTLLALSANSQRSLESIASYFIENSYKLAGGHNIVNVILVDFRGFDTLFEITVLVIAALGIYGMIRLRLEKGGEEH from the coding sequence ATGACGTCTTTACATATTGCTATTTTATCGCCTTTTGCACTCGCCTTCTTGATTCCGCTATTGGCGAAAAACGTCAGAAAGATTCATACAGGCTGGTTTGTCCTGTTTCTTCCTGTTCTATTATTTATTTATTTTTTCCGCATGATCAAAATGACGGCGGATGGCGGAACATTAAAGGCTGTACTGGAATGGATTCCGTCCTTTGGGATTAACTTTACCGCGTACGTTGACGGACTCGGATTGCTATTCGCCCTTCTGATTACAGGGATCGGGTCTTTGGTTGTCCTTTACAGCATCTATTATCTGTCTAAAGAAAGAGAGCAGCTCGGACCATTTTACGTTTATCTGCTCATGTTCATGGGGGCAATGCTCGGCGTTGTTCTCGTTGATAACGTCATTGTACTTTATTTGTTTTGGGAATTGACCAGCATATCGTCTTTTCTGCTCATCGGCTATTGGTACAAGCGGGAAAAATCAAGATACGGCGCGACAAAATCGATGCTTATCACCATATTCGGCGGTCTTTCCATGCTTGGAGGCTTCATTCTTCTTTACACGATCACAGGTTCATTCTCGATTAGAGAAATGATCAACCAGGTTGATTTAATTTCGGGGCACGGCTTTTTCATCCCGGCTCTCGTGCTGGTGTTAATCGGAGCCTTCACTAAATCTGCGCAGTTCCCTTTTTACATCTGGCTTCCGGACGCAATGGAAGCACCAACGCCTGTAAGTGCTTACCTGCACTCCGCCACGATGGTAAAAGCGGGAATTTATATCGTTGCAAGATTCACCCCTGTGTTCGCTTTTTCAGGGGAATGGTTTTGGATCGTGTCTCTCACGGGGATTGTCACGCTTTTCTGGGGTTCGTTCAACGCCGTCAAGCAGACTGATCTGAAATCGATACTTGCATTTTCTACGGTCAGCCAGCTCGGAATGATCATGTCGATGCTTGGCGTCGGAGCGGCCGCACTGCATTTTCAGCATTTTGAATACTACATGGTTGCAGTAATCGCCGCTATCTTTCACTTGATTAACCATGCGACTTTCAAAGGCAGCTTATTCATGGCAGTCGGAATCATCGACCATGAAACAGGTACGAGAGATATCCGCAAGCTCGGCGGCCTTATGACGATCATGCCGATTACGTTTACGATTACGCTCATCGGCGCGTTTTCAATGGCCGGACTGCCTCCGTTCAACGGCTTTTTGAGCAAGGAAATGTTCTTCACCAGCATGCTCAGGATTACGAACTTTAACTTGTATAACGCTGACACATGGGGTTTTCTCTTTCCTGTGCTGGCTTGGATCGGAAGCGTGTTTACATTCATTTACTGCATGGTTCTCTTATTTAAAACCTTCGGGGGAAAATATCAGCCTGAAAAGCTTGAAAAACAAGCGCATGAGGCTCCAATCGGCATGCTGATTTCGCCGATTGTCCTCGTATCTCTCGTGGTGATTTTTTTCTTTTTCCCGAACATTCTGTCATACAGCATCATTGAACCTGCTGCAGCGTCGATTATGCCGACCCTTTTGGACGGTGACGAAAAATTCAAGGTTCATATTTACATGTGGCACGGCTTTTCGACTGAGCTCTATATGACGATCGGCGTCGTTGCTCTCGGAGTTCTCGCCTATTTGACCTTGTCAAAATGGCGGAAGGTCTACGGCCTCTTCCCGGAAACACTGACGCTGAACAAGTTGTACGACAGCTCGCTGTCAGGGCTTGAAAAAGGCTCCAACAAGATTACAAGAACGTATATGACAGGGTTTCTCCGCGACTATCTTGTTTATGTTTTTGTCTTCTTTATCGTGATCATCGGCGGATCGCTCGCTGTTACCGGGGGCTTTTCATACGATGTGAAAGGCAATGCTTCAATCGGCGTCTATGAGCTCGTTCTGTCAGCCGTAATGATTGCCGCAACCTTTACCACCGTTTTTGCAAGGTCAAGACTGACGGCGATTATCGGACTCGGCGTCATCGGCTACACGCTCGCGCTGTTCTTTGTCATTTTCAGGGCGCCGGATCTCGCGCTGACGCAGCTGATCATCGAAACCATTTCAGTCGCATTGTTCCTGCTGTGCTTCTATCATTTGCCGAAGCTCAGATTTAAGCCGAAATCGGCTAGGTTCAGGGTCACAAATGCGCTTGTATCGGTCGGCGTCGGAACTGTTGTGACGCTGCTCGCACTTTCAGCAAACAGCCAGCGCTCGCTTGAAAGCATTGCATCGTATTTTATTGAAAACAGCTATAAACTCGCAGGCGGCCACAATATCGTCAACGTAATATTGGTCGACTTCAGGGGATTTGATACATTGTTTGAAATTACCGTACTTGTCATTGCCGCTTTAGGAATATACGGCATGATCAGGCTCAGATTGGAGAAAGGAGGGGAAGAGCATTGA
- a CDS encoding Na(+)/H(+) antiporter subunit B — protein MKKVQTNDVILQTVTKIASFIILLFSFHLFFAGHNNPGGGFIGGLMTASSLVLLLLAYDLKTVQNILPVNFIYVAAVGLFISVSTGIGSFLFGAQFLSHAFDYFNLPLLGKTELATAVLFDIGVYLVVVGVTMTIIQTIGERE, from the coding sequence TTGAAAAAGGTTCAGACGAATGATGTGATCCTGCAAACCGTTACAAAGATTGCATCCTTTATCATTCTGCTCTTTTCTTTCCATCTGTTTTTTGCCGGCCATAATAACCCGGGCGGCGGTTTTATCGGCGGATTGATGACGGCGTCTTCGCTTGTCCTTCTGCTGCTCGCCTATGATTTAAAAACGGTGCAGAACATCTTGCCCGTCAACTTTATCTATGTGGCGGCCGTCGGCTTATTCATTTCCGTTTCCACCGGAATCGGCTCATTTTTGTTCGGCGCTCAGTTTCTTTCCCACGCGTTTGATTACTTTAACCTTCCGCTCTTGGGGAAAACGGAGCTTGCCACCGCGGTATTGTTTGATATCGGGGTTTATCTCGTAGTGGTCGGCGTGACCATGACCATTATTCAGACGATTGGGGAGAGAGAATAA
- a CDS encoding Na(+)/H(+) antiporter subunit C, producing the protein MEILMSFIVGILFMAATYLLLSKSLLRVIIGTAVLSHGVHLLLLTMGGLKKGAPPILNEESTTYVDPLPQALILTAIVIAFGVTSFLLVMAFRAYQELKMDDMDQMRGNDQHE; encoded by the coding sequence ATGGAGATTTTAATGTCTTTTATTGTAGGAATTCTGTTCATGGCGGCGACTTATCTGCTGCTTTCCAAAAGCCTTTTGAGGGTGATTATCGGAACTGCCGTTCTCAGCCATGGCGTCCATCTGCTTTTGCTGACGATGGGAGGGTTAAAAAAAGGAGCGCCCCCCATTTTGAATGAAGAGTCGACAACCTATGTCGATCCTCTCCCTCAGGCGTTGATTTTAACGGCGATCGTCATTGCTTTCGGGGTTACCTCGTTTCTCCTGGTCATGGCTTTCCGCGCCTATCAAGAGCTGAAAATGGATGATATGGATCAAATGAGGGGAAATGATCAACATGAATAA